In Carya illinoinensis cultivar Pawnee chromosome 16, C.illinoinensisPawnee_v1, whole genome shotgun sequence, a single window of DNA contains:
- the LOC122298812 gene encoding probable disease resistance protein At4g27220, producing MEIISLIVGKIIDYSVGPVGQQFGYLVLYKSSIATLKEKFQRILEKKEAVQQSVIGAQRNQEVVASEVNTWLTSVEKKIEEIEKFLEEDVKANTKCLNGWCLDLKLRYSLGKKTQKNIRAIVELLDEEGGRYDRVYNPAPPREVRSSSTDQWFKDFESRKSTIQNVLNDLKNEDIDMIALWGMGGIGKTKMAKEIERRVKSENLFHKVAFATVSQSPSLTKIQAELAESLGTRLQVEFLHGRANELYSILTENENENVLVILDDVWEPLDIEDIGVYQAIKEKSCKILLTTRNKESCNGMRIQPKIFPVELLSEEEAWNLFKEMAGDCINSSDLISIAKEVAKECAHLPLAIVIVGRLLSNKSDKNEWKAALQQLKMSRPLDINGLHSKVYSSIELSYNYLKSDEAKSCFLLCCLYPEDHDVPIEHLVRYGVAKRFSKGLDTVEETRVYVHAIVKNLRRLYLLLNSYKYECVKMHDVVRDVAISIASKEENGFMVKLDKGLKDWPPTDRSYDSYTAMSLLLEEMKGHPTELKCPKLQLLQLSCLNHSKTFPDNFFNGMKELEMLSMKKGCFSSTSLPLSIKILKNLRMLNLQSCRLGDVSAIGTLGNLEILGFPNSEIEELPLEIGKLSRLKLLDMERCGSLKRIAAGVLSDLSRLEELYVGGFKNWGCTTMMEGNGEVTNNNASLVELIHYSSQLVVLEISVPSILCLPKDLHFSHSDFRFHIEIGDIYRSLGDTRYFFKNTLELKMEDASDLEEHQTIRSLLKKAVVLRLDIAKNSKHIRFEKEQKGILPCNLKRLEICGCEDLEYLLEATSDSSPPNTFHLLESLELNGLPRHMIGICNSTDSIEITLTKQDQKENVSETENQTKMLSLFPHNLVESLENLQQLLAVRCDSLEVIFELEGLNAEESNIFNNLTKLELRYLPKLLHIWKKGPREIKGFNYLRRLEVWTCNSLKCLFTPSIAKLLVKLERIAVCHCNEMEEILAKEPGDEENRDVIAFPLVKVLTLQHLPKLECFYIEDNHAFEWPSLEIIQINECPKLKMFVSTSTKTPMLKGVRTGYKVFQPMVEGDLNATIQHIIKEKFLYNLVYFAFWISYLHGQKGTSEALARRLFDLLSLNNLSFDLVDPKDYEPEDLSKESLVLIIASTWEDGKPPPNAKFFSSWLSESAKDFKLGANVILPVWEVDVDKGDFDEVFEAWSA from the exons atggagATCATTTCGTTAATCGTGGGAAAAATAATAGACTACTCAGTTGGTCCAGTCGGACAACAGTTTGGTTATCTTGTTTTGTACAAGAGCAGTATTGCAACTCTTAAAGAGAAATTTCAGAGGATACTTGAGAAGAAGGAGGCAGTGCAACAATCTGTTATTGGAGCTCAAAGGAATCAGGAAGTAGTCGCAAGTGAAGTTAACACCTGGCTAACAAGtgtggagaaaaaaattgaagaaatcgAGAAATTCCTTGAAGAAGATGTCAAAGCTAATACGAAGTGCTTGAATGGTTGGTGTCTTGATTTGAAGCTACGCTATTCCTTGGGTAAGAAAACTCAGAAGAATATTCGAGCTATCGTTGAGTTACTAGATGAAGAAGGTGGAAGATATGATAGGGTGTACAACCCTGCACCTCCAAGGGAAGTAAGATCATCATCTACAGATCAATGGTTTAAGGATTTTGAATCACGAAAATCAACGATTCAAAATGTTTTGAATGATCTAAAGAATGAAGATATCGACATGATTGCATTATGGGGTATGGGAGGGATTGGCAAGACAAAAATGGccaaagagattgagagaagagTGAAATCTGAAAATTTATTCCATAAAGTTGCCTTTGCAACGGTGTCTCAAAGTCCAAGTTTGACAAAGATTCAAGCCGAACTTGCAGAATCGCTAGGTACGAGACTTCAAGTAGAGTTTTTACATGGAAGAGCAAATGAATTATATTCAATATTGACTGAGAATGAGAATGAGAATGTTCTTGTGATATTGGATGATGTTTGGGAACCACTTGATATTGAGGATATTGGAGTTTACCAAGCAATTAAAGAAAAGAGCTGCAAAATCTTGTTGACgacaagaaacaaagaaagttGCAATGGGATGAGGATTCAACCGAAGATTTTTCCAGTTGAACTTTTATCTGAGGAAGAAGCGTGgaatcttttcaaagaaatggCTGGTGATTGTATCAATTCCTCTGATCTAATCTCAATAGCAAAAGAAGTTGCGAAGGAATGCGCACATTTACCCCTTGCCATTGTGATAGTTGGACGTCTTCTTAGCAACAAAAGCGACAAAAATGAGTGGAAAGCCGCACTTCAACAACTTAAAATGTCTAGGCCACTAGATATCAATGGTCTGCATTCAAAGGTATATTCCAGCATAGAGCTCAGTTACAACTATTTAAAAAGTGACGAAGCCAAATCATGCTTTTTGCTATGTTGTTTGTATCCTGAAGATCATGATGTTCCGATTGAACATTTAGTCAGGTATGGAGTTGCAAAACGGTTTTCTAAAGGCTTGGATACTGTGGAAGAAACAAGAGTATATGTACATGCAATAGTTAAGAATCTTAGAAGATTATATCTCTTGTTAAATAGCTACAAGTACGAATGCGTCAAAATGCATGATGTTGTACGAGATGTTGCCATATCAATTGCAtccaaagaagaaaatggttttatgGTAAAGTTGGACAAAGGACTCAAAGATTGGCCACCGACGGATAGATCATATGACAGTTACACCGCAATGTCTCTTTTActtgaagaaatgaaagggcATCCTACTGAGTTGAAGTGTCCCAAACTTCAACTTTTGCAACTATCATGTTTAAACCATTCAAAAACGTTCCCAGACAATTTCTTTAATGGCATGAAGGAGCTGGAGATGTTGTCTATGAAAAAAGGTTGCTTCTCCTCAACATCTTTGCCACTATCAATCAAGATCCTCAAGAACCTTCGAATGCTGAATCTGCAAAGTTGTCGCTTAGGAGATGTGTCGGCAATTGGAACTCTTGGAAACCTAGAAATTCTTGGCTTTCCTAATTCGGAGATTGAGGAATTGCCGTTGGAAATAGGAAAGCTTAGTCGATTAAAATTACTAGATATGGAGCGATGTGGATCTCTAAAAAGAATTGCAGCTGGTGTATTATCTGATTTATCTCGACTAGAAGAATTATACGTGGGAGGATTCAAGAATTGGGGATGTACGACTATGATGGAGGGAAATGGAGAAGTAACAAATAATAATGCAAGCCTTGTTGAACTAATACATTATTCCAGTCAACTGGTGGTTTTAGAAATCAGTGTACCAAGTATCTTGTGCTTGCCAAAAGATTTGCACTTCAGTCACTCCGATTTCAGATTTCATATAGAGATTGGTGATATATATCGTTCTTTAGGAGATACgagatatttctttaaaaatactttGGAACTCAAAATGGAGGATGCAAGTGATCTTGAGGAACACCAAACAATTCGTTCACTATTGAAGAAAGCTGTAGTTTTGCGGTTGGATAttgcaaaaaattcaaaacacatTCGGTTTGAGAAAGAGCAAAAAGGAATTTTACCATGCAACTTGAAGCGTCTAGAGATTTGTGGATGTGAAGATTTAGAATATCTACTCGAAGCCACATCGGATAGTTCTCCACCTAATACCTTCCATCTCCTGGAGTCACTAGAATTAAATGGCTTACCAAGGCACATGATTGGCATATGTAATTCCACGGATTCAATTGAG ATTACATTGACAAAGCAAGATCAGAAGGAAAATGTGAGTGAGACTGAAAATCAAACGAAGATGTTGTCTCTGTTTCCACACAACTTggttgaaagtttggaaaatctACAACAACTTCTTGCAGTTCGATGTGATTCATTGGAAGTGATATTTGAACTTGAGGGGCTAAATGCTGAAGAAAGCAATATCTTCAATAACTTGACAAAGTTGGAATTAAGGTATTTACCGAAGCTGTTGCATATATGGAAGAAAGGCCCACGAGAAATTAAGGGATTCAATTACTTGAGACGTCTAGAAGTATGGACATGTAATAGTTTGAAATGTTTATTCACACCATCCATAGCAAAACTTCTTGTGAAATTAGAGCGCATAGCCGTATGTCATTGCAATGAAATGGAAGAAATCCTTGCAAAAGAACCGGGAGATGAAGAGAATAGAGATGTGATTGCATTTCCTCTAGTGAAGGTCCTCACTCTCCAGCatttaccaaagttggaatgttTTTACATAGAAGATAATCATGCTTTTGAATGGCCATCTCTGgaaataatacaaataaatgAATGCCCcaaattaaaaatgtttgttTCAACAAGTACAAAAACACCTATGCTAAAGGGAGTGCGTACGGGATACAAAGTTTTTCAACCAATGGTAGAAGGAGACCTCAATGCCACCATACAACACATCATCAAGGAAAAG TTTCTTTACAATTTAGTATACTTCGCTTTTTGGATTTCCTACCTGCATGGACAGAAGG
- the LOC122299080 gene encoding probable disease resistance protein At4g27220, whose product MEIISLIVGKIIDYSVGPVGQQFGYLVLYKSSIATLKEKFQRILEKKEAVQQSVIGAQRNQEVVASEVNTWLTSVEKKIEEIEKFLEEDVKANTKCLNGWCLDLKLRYSLGKKTQKNIRAIVELLDEEGGRYDRVYNPAPPREVRSSSTDQWFKDFESRKSTIQNVLNDLKNEDIDMIALWGMGGIGKTKMAKEIERRVKSENLFHKVAFATVSQSPSLTKIQAELAESLGTRLQVEFLHGRANELYSILTENENENVLVILDDVWEPLDIEDIGVYQAIKEKSCKILLTTRNKESCNGMRIQPKIFPVELLSEEEAWNLFKEMAGDCINSSDLISIAKEVAKECAHLPLAIVIVGRLLSNKSDKNEWKAALQQLKMSRPLDINGLHSKVYSSIELSYNYLKSDEAKSCFLLCCLYPEDHDVPIEHLVRYGVAKRFSKGLDTVEETRVYVHAIVKNLRRLYLLLNSYKYECVKMHDVVRDVAISIASKEENGFMVKLDKGLKDWPPTDRSYDSYTAMSLLLEEMKGHPTELKCPKLQLLQLSCLNHSKTFPDNFFNGMKELEMLSMKKGCFSSTSLPLSIKILKNLRMLNLQSCRLGDVSAIGTLGNLEILGFPNSEIEELPLEIGKLSRLKLLDMERCGSLKRIAAGVLSDLSRLEELYVGGFKNWGCTTMMEGNGEVTNNNASLVELIHYSSQLVVLEISVPSILCLPKDLHFSHSDFRFHIEIGDIYRSLGDTRYFFKNTLELKMEDASDLEEHQTIRSLLKKAVVLRLDIAKNSKHIRFEKEQKGILPCNLKRLEICGCEDLEYLLEATSDSSPPNTFHLLESLELNGLPRHMIGICNSTDSIEITLTKQDQKENVSETENQTKMLSLFPHNLVESLENLQQLLAVRCDSLEVIFELEGLNAEESNIFNNLTKLELRYLPKLLHIWKKGPREIKGFNYLRRLEVWTCNSLKCLFTPSIAKLLVKLERIAVCHCNEMEEILAKEPGDEENRDVIAFPLVKVLTLQHLPKLECFYIEDNHAFEWPSLEIIQINECPKLKMFVSTSTKTPMLKGVRTGYKVFQPMVEGDLNATIQHIIKEKVLLRTPFVAWSTLLKLYENCVL is encoded by the exons atggagATCATTTCGTTAATCGTGGGAAAAATAATAGACTACTCAGTTGGTCCAGTCGGACAACAGTTTGGTTATCTTGTTTTGTACAAGAGCAGTATTGCAACTCTTAAAGAGAAATTTCAGAGGATACTTGAGAAGAAGGAGGCAGTGCAACAATCTGTTATTGGAGCTCAAAGGAATCAGGAAGTAGTCGCAAGTGAAGTTAACACCTGGCTAACAAGtgtggagaaaaaaattgaagaaatcgAGAAATTCCTTGAAGAAGATGTCAAAGCTAATACGAAGTGCTTGAATGGTTGGTGTCTTGATTTGAAGCTACGCTATTCCTTGGGTAAGAAAACTCAGAAGAATATTCGAGCTATCGTTGAGTTACTAGATGAAGAAGGTGGAAGATATGATAGGGTGTACAACCCTGCACCTCCAAGGGAAGTAAGATCATCATCTACAGATCAATGGTTTAAGGATTTTGAATCACGAAAATCAACGATTCAAAATGTTTTGAATGATCTAAAGAATGAAGATATCGACATGATTGCATTATGGGGTATGGGAGGGATTGGCAAGACAAAAATGGccaaagagattgagagaagagTGAAATCTGAAAATTTATTCCATAAAGTTGCCTTTGCAACGGTGTCTCAAAGTCCAAGTTTGACAAAGATTCAAGCCGAACTTGCAGAATCGCTAGGTACGAGACTTCAAGTAGAGTTTTTACATGGAAGAGCAAATGAATTATATTCAATATTGACTGAGAATGAGAATGAGAATGTTCTTGTGATATTGGATGATGTTTGGGAACCACTTGATATTGAGGATATTGGAGTTTACCAAGCAATTAAAGAAAAGAGCTGCAAAATCTTGTTGACgacaagaaacaaagaaagttGCAATGGGATGAGGATTCAACCGAAGATTTTTCCAGTTGAACTTTTATCTGAGGAAGAAGCGTGgaatcttttcaaagaaatggCTGGTGATTGTATCAATTCCTCTGATCTAATCTCAATAGCAAAAGAAGTTGCGAAGGAATGCGCACATTTACCCCTTGCCATTGTGATAGTTGGACGTCTTCTTAGCAACAAAAGCGACAAAAATGAGTGGAAAGCCGCACTTCAACAACTTAAAATGTCTAGGCCACTAGATATCAATGGTCTGCATTCAAAGGTATATTCCAGCATAGAGCTCAGTTACAACTATTTAAAAAGTGACGAAGCCAAATCATGCTTTTTGCTATGTTGTTTGTATCCTGAAGATCATGATGTTCCGATTGAACATTTAGTCAGGTATGGAGTTGCAAAACGGTTTTCTAAAGGCTTGGATACTGTGGAAGAAACAAGAGTATATGTACATGCAATAGTTAAGAATCTTAGAAGATTATATCTCTTGTTAAATAGCTACAAGTACGAATGCGTCAAAATGCATGATGTTGTACGAGATGTTGCCATATCAATTGCAtccaaagaagaaaatggttttatgGTAAAGTTGGACAAAGGACTCAAAGATTGGCCACCGACGGATAGATCATATGACAGTTACACCGCAATGTCTCTTTTActtgaagaaatgaaagggcATCCTACTGAGTTGAAGTGTCCCAAACTTCAACTTTTGCAACTATCATGTTTAAACCATTCAAAAACGTTCCCAGACAATTTCTTTAATGGCATGAAGGAGCTGGAGATGTTGTCTATGAAAAAAGGTTGCTTCTCCTCAACATCTTTGCCACTATCAATCAAGATCCTCAAGAACCTTCGAATGCTGAATCTGCAAAGTTGTCGCTTAGGAGATGTGTCGGCAATTGGAACTCTTGGAAACCTAGAAATTCTTGGCTTTCCTAATTCGGAGATTGAGGAATTGCCGTTGGAAATAGGAAAGCTTAGTCGATTAAAATTACTAGATATGGAGCGATGTGGATCTCTAAAAAGAATTGCAGCTGGTGTATTATCTGATTTATCTCGACTAGAAGAATTATACGTGGGAGGATTCAAGAATTGGGGATGTACGACTATGATGGAGGGAAATGGAGAAGTAACAAATAATAATGCAAGCCTTGTTGAACTAATACATTATTCCAGTCAACTGGTGGTTTTAGAAATCAGTGTACCAAGTATCTTGTGCTTGCCAAAAGATTTGCACTTCAGTCACTCCGATTTCAGATTTCATATAGAGATTGGTGATATATATCGTTCTTTAGGAGATACgagatatttctttaaaaatactttGGAACTCAAAATGGAGGATGCAAGTGATCTTGAGGAACACCAAACAATTCGTTCACTATTGAAGAAAGCTGTAGTTTTGCGGTTGGATAttgcaaaaaattcaaaacacatTCGGTTTGAGAAAGAGCAAAAAGGAATTTTACCATGCAACTTGAAGCGTCTAGAGATTTGTGGATGTGAAGATTTAGAATATCTACTCGAAGCCACATCGGATAGTTCTCCACCTAATACCTTCCATCTCCTGGAGTCACTAGAATTAAATGGCTTACCAAGGCACATGATTGGCATATGTAATTCCACGGATTCAATTGAG ATTACATTGACAAAGCAAGATCAGAAGGAAAATGTGAGTGAGACTGAAAATCAAACGAAGATGTTGTCTCTGTTTCCACACAACTTggttgaaagtttggaaaatctACAACAACTTCTTGCAGTTCGATGTGATTCATTGGAAGTGATATTTGAACTTGAGGGGCTAAATGCTGAAGAAAGCAATATCTTCAATAACTTGACAAAGTTGGAATTAAGGTATTTACCGAAGCTGTTGCATATATGGAAGAAAGGCCCACGAGAAATTAAGGGATTCAATTACTTGAGACGTCTAGAAGTATGGACATGTAATAGTTTGAAATGTTTATTCACACCATCCATAGCAAAACTTCTTGTGAAATTAGAGCGCATAGCCGTATGTCATTGCAATGAAATGGAAGAAATCCTTGCAAAAGAACCGGGAGATGAAGAGAATAGAGATGTGATTGCATTTCCTCTAGTGAAGGTCCTCACTCTCCAGCatttaccaaagttggaatgttTTTACATAGAAGATAATCATGCTTTTGAATGGCCATCTCTGgaaataatacaaataaatgAATGCCCcaaattaaaaatgtttgttTCAACAAGTACAAAAACACCTATGCTAAAGGGAGTGCGTACGGGATACAAAGTTTTTCAACCAATGGTAGAAGGAGACCTCAATGCCACCATACAACACATCATCAAGGAAAAG